Within the Glycine soja cultivar W05 chromosome 3, ASM419377v2, whole genome shotgun sequence genome, the region AACAACAAGATCTCGCATAAATGTTTCCATCCGGCTCCAATTTTAAGTGTCTTCCTCCAATGATTGAACACGAGCCGGCATTCTGCAACATCCTCCAAGTGCAAATGAGTTCAACCTTtgtctttaagaaaataatacatgCTACTTGAAACGTCCtgacaaataaagaaatattatgtCAACAATTtatgttatgaaatttaaaacttgaaaaataaaaaaatgttgacaaCTAAATTAGAAAGTTGTTTACCAGACTGCTACAGGTTACTTTCTGTTGAGTGAGATAAACCTTGAAGATGATAGAATCTGGCACTTGATGGTATACAGAGTGTCATCTTGGGAATGACTTGGGCAGGGAACTGGTCTTAAATATGGTaataaaaaatgcattattACCATAATGAGTTAAGGAGACTGGATAATCTTCGGTCAGCTGGTAAAAATCTTGTAGTGTTGTCCTTCCTGCTACAATGGCTGGTTGGTCCAAATCTTTGTTGTACACAACGTTATgataattttcttctttgtcaaCCAAATGCCATACACTGTCCAGTACATCATTCCACTTGACAGCATATACCTTACCAACTTCACTGAAAATCTACATGTCATATTACAAAATAAGGTTGGTTAGTTATaggaaataatagaaaaatcaaatattaattaaatcaaaatgaacATGACCTGGTCTCTGACGTAAACGGTCTAGAAAAAAGCCTCTAGTGGAGCCGCGACATTTTGCATCATGTTTGTCAATTCCCTCCATTCCCCGTGCTCttcaattgttaattttgaCATGATTAACATTCAAGCAATTAATAGGCATTCAAGCACAAAATAGAATTAGCATTCAAGTAACTATATGTTAATTCTTACTAGGCACATCCGCAAGAAGTTGTTTCAGTTCCTCATTGAGACTGGTCCAACGTGATGACGACGCACGAGAACGTGACATTCTGAAatatatttgacaaaataatattttagtattttgttcTACTTTTCCTGTTTCTAATCTAatgtttgtgttaaaaaaactaatataatcTAATGTAAATTATAATCTAATCCTACTAACATTTTCCTGTTTCTAATCTAAATCTAATATAATCTAAATTGTAATCTAATCCTACTAACATTTTCCTGTCTTACGGATTGGCAATCCGTATgacagaattttttttaaaaaaaaaaacaagccaTAAGGATTGGCAATCCGTATGGCTTTTAACTAACAGaaaccacaattttttttaaaaatcatatacggattgtcaatccgtatgccTCATTTTCGCTGAACACCAAGAAAAACACAGTGAACACACACAGAAAACGCCAATGAAGGAAAAGACAAACACAGTGAACACCaagaaaaacacaattaataaGGAGAACAAGCAGTAACAaccacaaacaaacaaaaataacagaAGAAGAAGGATAACTTAccttgaaggagaagaagaaggaagaagcagCAACAACACAACACAGTCACGACAGCAACAGCAGCATGAACGCACCACGAACGGCAAAAGCAGCGGAACCATGAACGGCACGGAACGGAGGAAGGAGGAAgagcacaaaaaaaaagttgaatagtGACTCGTACGGACGAGTCACTATTTGTCTTTTATAGGAAAGGGTGAATGACATTTTCGCCCTTTCTTTCGAGTTGGTGGGTGTCCCAGCAAAAATACTGGGTGCCCCAGCAAAAATACTGGATGCCCCAAGCAACAACCAAGGATAAATAAAACAATTGGATCCACCAACAAAATTACTTTTAGTTTTGATAGAGCAAAACACaccatttttattagaaataatgtTACATAtgacaaaaatgttttatatataatttttcatttagtataaaatatatttttttaaaatctgctTTAGACCCATTGGATCAATCCTGTTCTAAATCCTCAACAAGGAACAAATTACAAAGGAAGGACAACATAAACTAGAAAAGGAAGCCTCCAGCATGGACATGCGATGCTTTGCGAAGGAGTCAACAGCTCTATTCCCTTCACGTATTGAATGCTGATCAAATAAAAGGAGGAAGAGCCTGTACAATGTGTTTAAGGTTACGTTTCAcgagttattttaattaattttttattttttatttgttgaaaagtTTATTTAACAGTCAAGTAAACAAGTTTTTAAGTACTTTTTAACGATTTTTAGTAGTTTCTTGCATTTCTTAAATGCTACTCCaaatagtttctttttttaaatgttggCTTTTATcttctagtttttttatatttttttttactcttaaaatatttattcaattttgttatttttttttaaaatatgtcattatatatttttaagttagtTTATGAAAtacttttgatttaaaaaattagcttAAAAACTTTCAACTAGCTTTTtagttttaacttaatttttcagTTAGATTTACTCAACATAGCTTAAATCTCTTGCAACATATGTacgtttagttaaaaaaaatcacgttaaatacaaaatgaaattgaaactaAAGCCGAAATGCATATTGTGGAGATGGCGCCCAAACAAAGCATATTGTAAGATAACTTAGCCTCAAACAAAGTTACCATGCTTAACTGAAAGAATTGTAAACGTTATATGCTTaactgaaaggaaaaaaaaaaaagactcttaTTCAAAAGATTGTACATCAataagtcataatttttttatatatagaataaGTCATGATCCTTATTAAACAGGCATTTTCCTTAAAATTTGTCCTTGCATGAagctgaaaagaaaaaaagagaaagaaaaatattagtaatgatccatggtaaaaaaaaaaaacttgcatgCGTATTTTACCCAATCCCATCATAactgttttcttttaaaataaataatgtgtgcattaataatgttaaaatatgttttatattgatgtctaactaaaaattatcatatatgcatggtaaatatgttttttttaatgattttaatagCCATATATTCTCAGtgtaaaagattttaaattaattaacttcttTTGTGTTGAAGATATAATAAGATAGGAATTTatcctatcaaattgtcatcAATTATTTGGTGTATTTAtagaatataattttcttattttattatggtGTAgtgtatttcttattttaaagagAGAGCTATATATTGcaaaactaaataattattattcattaaaataataaaaactaaataattattgttcaaatatttttaagagaaaattttcaatattaattataattctaaaaaccttatttatctttttttaattttaagaaaagtaactaaaaaattaaaaattaaaatagttaatataataataaaaaattataattagaaaaatcaaattaaaagttacttttttttataaaattatatataattttaataaaagagaaaatttatcattttaacataatctatattatcttattattatcTGATGTATATCATTTTGAAAACAGGAcaacaaaataatgttatttagtGTGTACTGAATAGGATTAAAACATCATAAGTACTAAGGACAATCTTGAAATAatataaagttaataattttatcatattagaTGAGAGGAAACCAATTGACCTACCTCTTCATGTAGTAGTAACAAAAGTCAGCCAAGATGAAGGATTGAACCATCTCCGAGAGAAAAGCTGCTAAGAACCAAAAATAGCCACTCCCAACCAAAAATAGATATGCCCCTCGAGTCTCATAGATCTACCAGATAATAAAAACCACTATACATTAATCAATATGTTAAAAATGAACATAATGCGTTGgtcttaatttcaaaataagcaCCCAATATGCAACCAAAGCTACATTTTAATCAAACTATGCATCTTTCTAGTTAGTAGTGGCCATGGTCCATTTGGAGGCTCTTCAAATGAAAATTGACCAAAAATGTTCATCCATGAATCATCACatatattaagataaataaaagagatagattccaAAGTATACATTAtgcaaattttcatatttttttctcctcagccaatatttattgttattatacattatgtaaatttgtataaaatccATGCAGACACATTATATCATTGATTCATAACAAACAGTTTTTCGAAACTACTTATAACATATTCAAAACTGTGCAACATTATGTTTATTTACGGAGTATGGTTCGATTGTAAATCTGGGAAGAAAAGAATTGCAATGTATTGGTAATTTTGAATAATTCTTCAATAATCCCTTAATTCTCAATGAATAGAATCGTAACTCAATTATTTCAGAATTCCTCGAATTGCAATCAAGTCACCAAACCCTCCTCATTCttatataatcattttaaaatataaggtaaataatttccaaaaaaattatgaagtcATTCTTGCATATAATGTTGTATTCTTTTGGTAAAAAATACAAACGACTATTTTATTTGGGCAATGCGTGCTTCTAATTATAacttaaaacattaaatatcataaaaagaTCTAGGAAACCAAATCAAGTAAAAATTGATCTCACCTGAATTAACCAGTAAGCCAGTGCTATGAATCTTGAAACACCGAGAGCGAATACATAATACCCTGTAAATGTTTCAACCATCTACAAAAAGTGCAAGATTTACAacatatacttttaaaataatataaataccaGAACAGTCTAAGGACCCTACCTTTGCATTCTGCATAAAACGAAGTTGAGGCAGAACAGAAACAGCTTCCAAATACAAACTGAATGCCCAAACAATTCGAACTAAACGCCAATGAGTTGTAAAGGGGTGGATTAGTATCGCAAGGATTGCAGAAGGGACCACCTAGCACACAAGGATGGCATTGTTACATTTATTTTGGTCTAAGCACATCCGTTGTGAAATGAAAAGCATTATGCCACCATAAAACTCAGAATATTAAGATAAATCAACACTAAATTTTTGGGTTAATCTGAGCATTCCTGGATCGGGAGTTAAGAACTAATCTCTAGAAATAGTaagattcatttaaaaaaataatatctttcAACATATGTTTTATACATAGATCAAGAATTAAACTTCTTACCACATACTTATGAGATAAGATTATTTATTAATCATATCATGGACCAGGTGGTAAAATCAacaatgataaagtgatcattatatttttttctcatttgtagagaaagaaagaaagaaattttttcaacaaaacatattcaataaataataacaaaatagttCAACAAAacatattcaataaataataacaaaatagttCAACAAAACATATTCAATGTATGTTTGTTTGCTTCTCcttaaaaacaattttcttaCTAGCCCACCCACACAATCGTGCAGCTgcacacccacacccacacaaAGGCACCCCCATCCCacacacattattttttatttttgttctaataatttttttttttgtttttgtgcttacaaaatatatttattttgttttttatttttaaaaagtattatctAAAGTGTtttaaggatgaaaaacaaaataaacatattgtaaagactaaaaaaaatacaggaatgaaaatgaaaaaaaagacaataaattatagaaataaaaaatatacttaactCATAAAACTTTGATTCGCTGAATCATAGTAGTCAATGTAGCGTACTCAAATTGGACATACAATATATTCATTGAATGCAAACAAAGCAAGCTTCAAAGTATGCTCTAAATTAACACGAGAGTGAACAGTGTTAACTATATTTACCACAAAGTATAAACGCAGGTTGTCAAGATCCTTGATGTAGGATGACTTTAACTTGAATCTTATCATCCATATGAGGAATAATGTTGCGAAAAGAGAGATCAGATCTAACGCGGTGTGTATGTTGGCCTCTGTCAAGGTGCTACAGCTTAATCTTGCTGCTAGGAATAAAGCAGTGAGCTCTTGGGTCTTAAGCGATAAACCTGAAAATGGAATTAGAAACTCGTTTAGACTTTTTTAAGAGCATCTTCGATGGATAAAATTTAAGCAACCCATTTTGACTTCTTTACCTTGTGCTAATTTGTCTCAACAATATCACATTATAATTAagcaattcatatatattttgctCTCACTATATAAGTATaattataaacaattaaattattcccttaaattataagaaaatatattttcttataagcaACCAAGGCTTAACTTTAAGTAAGGtatctaaaaataaacaacacattaaataattaattttggagATGCTCTAATAAAATGAGAAATGCTAATATCATATTTATGTGGcacactcaatttttttaaaatgaaatagagGCTAGCAAACATCATCTGCAATGCCGTGATCCCAACTAGGTTGACATCAAAACTAAACAGAATCATATGTGCACCCTTAttgtaatttatattaattttaaaaaataaaaaatatcaaataataaatacccaaaaaagaggcaaaagtATTTGATTGATTGTTATTTTAAGACCTACCTTCTTTTTTTCCATCAAGAAGAGATTGTGCTTCTTGTATACTTAAAAATAGGACAGCCTCTTCAATTCCTCACCTTAAAGAAACACTATAATCTAAAGCAACTATAATGATGTCTTCAAATCGGTCATCATTTACTAATGTTTTAAGAACTTGACCGGTCATCGAACCAGCCGAGACACTAAGTTAATAGGTCGTTGGTCAAATTAGAGTTTCATTGATTAAATCGGTTTGATCTAGtatatattacaaaattataagaaaataatataattaagtaattaatataatttaatcattcaATACTCTAATTTTGACATCATTGTCATTATTAAGTACCTAATATCCCAAATAACAATCAATATTTATGTCAATACAATTCCATAAATAAGTttcaaacacaaacaattaTTCAATGTCTCAAAAATACATATAAGTtcacaaaaataacatacaaaaatttcataatttttttataaaaaatagcacTCGGTTCAACCAAGGATTCACTTAGGTTCAACTAAAGACTCACTTAATTCAACCAAAAATCCACTCTAATTCAACCAAAGGCCCACTTAGTTTAACTTGAATCACACCGAttctaatacattttttatcctTTCAGTGAACTGAATCGGAATGATCACCTGGTTCTGACCAAATTGTGGTTTGATCCGGTTCTTAGAACATTATCCTTTACCTTGTCCCTCGTCCCTAGACATCAAGGTGCACAAGCACaaaacttccaaaaaaaaaggttaatttttttccttgtggGTTCAATATTTTGCAGACTGGTAATTTCAACTTGGTGATGGTAGCTAGGATAATAGAAGCTAGATcacgaaaacaaaaaaaaaaaaaaatggagaatacGGGTGTGAAAGTGTAGGGGGTGACTACTACAATTAGACAGACGAGGTTTGCTATGGTAGGGGTCCATATTCTATTAGGTAcctatttgataaattaaatgtGATGTCTATTTTTAGGTCAGGATCGAACTACATCTTGGACTAGCCCGGCCTAAATTAGTGTTAATACTTTGAAATTaatagtttttcaaaaatattaataaaatttatataagctTGTTGAGCTTTAAAAAttaagtcaataaaaaaattaaaataattttttaagttttttacaaaaatttctgATGTGAGGGTGGGAATTCTAAATTCCCTTGaagacattatatatatatatatatatatatatatatatatatatatatatatatatagatcgtAATAAACAAAGATTTatgacaaataaatattttttttatctttacacTCATAATTCTTCTctcattctctttctttcaaATTTGAGAAGGAACAAATATTTAAGAAGGACATATAactattctttcttttctttctacaaGATTCATTTTCAAACAGAAAAGATTAATTGTTTCCATCCTTTTCTTTGATCCTTCATCTACTTCTTTGCTGTATACCAAACAAAATGAAAGGGTCAAATTATGGATCATTTCTAACTTACGTGAGTTTTTTTATTGTAGAAAccttttattaatgttttttaaagtaaaaagttgaaaaataagatgttatttgatttttaagaaatatatattctaattgACTTTGTGTGAGCCAATCCAATTCAAAATGTTCAAATCATGTTAGGTTGGTTAGGTGTGGACCTGTGGACTTTGTGAGTTGTAATATTccatttaagaattattttatgGTCAGTTTTTTTCTCCTTTATAACGCTCAGAtcattaaaagttattaaatatttgtttgtttataaGTTGTACTTAATAGACTCTAaacatttatgttttgtttgaaacGCTAGCTGGAGTACTGAAGGAAGAATAGAGGACCGATGGAAAATGGAATTTCTTGCTTCTTTCCTGCTTTTGGAGTCACATAAAAAGAAAGGaacggaagaagaagaataaagtgTGACATCTACCGATCTACATATATGTTTCAGcaattcattttgattttaataaacATGAAGGGAAAatagtttgtattttaaaagtaacatttttataactttttattagatatatttatgatgttttatattttcctcAATTTCTTTCTACTTTTTACCCAACTAAACCAGATTTTCATTTTTACCTACTGAATGATgtcacttatttttttcttttaattttacattttttcataAACTAAACATAATCTTATAAATAGAGGTGACAACAGCtgataattaaacaattaataaaaattattggcAAAGAAAACCGGATGATTGTGAACAAAAATAATGCCATTAAAATTAGAGTATTGAACCCAAGAGACTTTTGATATAGGTTTAACTGGTTGAACAAAAATGGTCAACCAGATGACGCCATAAAAGCAATTCACACAGGCACGcaacaatataaatttaaagccaataaaaactaataaattgtgaacaaaaataacgttgaatattttatttttaattaatcagaTGATCTGTTTTCAGAGTTAGACCAGCAGAATTGGTCAAAactgtaataaatattttaattaatccctttccaagtttccaactatatcataaatatatctatgtaaattaatttctctcaaaattttacattaaatgaaaatttgagtccaggaataaaaaaaaagaaagaaaaaaagacaccCTTAAACGAGAAATCAAAACTGAAATCAGATATGCAGgtcaaacaaatcaaatcaatcgcACGCAACCTCCTAAGTCCTAATTATTGATGAAGGAAAACTATTCTTTCATATATCCCATCCTATTCATACTTCAGAGTTTAGAATACAAACACATTCACAAATCCTGAAAATTAGATAAAACAAAACACACACCCAGCCAATCCCTTCCctaatttaatcttaaaatatcAACATTTTTCATATGCCCAATGATTAAAACGATAGTATATGATTTCTTGCTAACAATTCACAATAGCAATTAACCATTAACacaatttataaatatactAATCAATGAGGGAAAGGGAATGTACCAGTGCAGGTCTTCAGGGCAAAAAGCTTGTATATGAGGGCAATTATCCCAGCAACATGGACCGTTTCAGAAGCTATGAAGAAATAGTAGTGATTTGTTATGGTGAGCTTTAAGGCCACCAAAGCAAAAACAGCAAACAATACCCCACAAAAAATCTTCACTTTCATTGGAACCTTCCTCAACCTTTCAATCAAAACATTAACCGGAGAATTGAAGCTCCTCTTTGTTCCCATTTGTGTATTGCAAAAATTCACCAACCAAAATATGGGTATGCTCTCTAGTAATTAATTTGCTTTATGGACACACAATTGGATCATAGAGGGATTAATAGTAGAGATAGAGAATTGAACAGGGAGAGAGAGTGAAGATAGATAGAGAGGTTTGAGGAGACACCAAAAGAGCATGCAGTGGATGGTGTGCTATTATGTGGCAATGAATTTCTTGTATTGAATCGGGACCATTTGGCACTGCGGAGTCAGTTAAGGAAAGGTCCAAAAGGTCAAATGGGATGATTTGGTAGaagaaatgttattttattatcacaaaaagaaaagaaattaaatattatttttcgttTGAGCAGTGTATGCATGTTATAAATCTCATATTATCGTGCTTAACTattacgaataaaaaaaattcaaaatttatttcttttcttttttagtagGAAATGATTCTCAGAATATCATAAGTTGAATcggctgattttttttttccagtcaaatttatcattatttttattttgtttttgttgcctTATTTGTTtgctgaatttatttattttgtttatgttgCCTTATTCTGTGCATTTCATATACAACGtcagaatttttaaatttagataaaatattagaaaatttaaaaatttaaggatttttaaattataaaaaatatgattaagatACTCAAAAAgtaataagtaaattttattttataatgactAAGGAGAACGAACCGAGGGTGTTAAAGGTTAAAAACCAAATTagtgaaataaaaagaaattgaggCATGtgatttttggaaaaatatatattgattaattaaaaataactaaagagaaaatctcaatctcaataatcaggaaaaaaatttcttttaactGATCAATAATAAGGAGAATTGTTCGCcccaataataaatttttttaaaaaaaagcgaGTTCATTAAAtagctaataaattaataaagaaaattatatttaggaAAGAGATGAGATACCATTACAATTCTTTCCACCTGTTGACAAACTGTGGGATGGATATTTACAAACACTTatctaacttttatatatatatatatatatatatataagaaatataaaagctTTTAAGGTAAGAAAAATTTAACACATAAACTTGAAACAACAACAAACGCATTAAAATTAAGTGAGAGTTGAATAGTGTGTATATCAaagataatgaattttttttgtgataataaaaataatatggaTAATACTGAGTTAAACATTGTCGTCCACTAAGAATAAAGAGaatgtgtaataaataacaGAATGGTCATCCAATGACagataaaaaattcttaaaacaaTTTGTCAAATAAACACTTGGTGTAAAAGTAATGATGGAAGATATAATAAGAATACTCAATAAACCTATTATGAAGAGAAGTAGAAACACTTGGTTTGTACTATTTCGCTCAACTTGAGCTATGTCAAGTTCTCCTTTACTCtagtaaagggttccactaatcaaaacaAATATTGTAACCGGCCACTCCTGGctttacaagtattcttaacaTCACTTCTAGTATCTTCTTAGACTC harbors:
- the LOC114406337 gene encoding ER lumen protein-retaining receptor-like produces the protein MGTKRSFNSPVNVLIERLRKVPMKVKIFCGVLFAVFALVALKLTITNHYYFFIASETVHVAGIIALIYKLFALKTCTGLSLKTQELTALFLAARLSCSTLTEANIHTALDLISLFATLFLIWMIRFKLKSSYIKDLDNLRLYFVVVPSAILAILIHPFTTHWRLVRIVWAFSLYLEAVSVLPQLRFMQNAKMVETFTGYYVFALGVSRFIALAYWLIQIYETRGAYLFLVGSGYFWFLAAFLSEMVQSFILADFCYYYMKSFMQGQILRKMPV